The genomic DNA AATTTTATTTTTTATTAGTAAATATAATGTTAGATTGTTATCTCAATCTGATTCCCTTCAGGATCACTTACTACACTTTCATAGTAACCATCCCCTGTAGTTCGTGGGCCGTTTAACACAGGGTACCCTGCTTCTCTTAATGTATGAGTTAATTCGTTCACCTTTTCTTTATTACCTACAGAAAAAGCAATATGCGCATACCCTACTGTTTGTGTTTTTATTTTATCGTCTATCCCTACTTGTCTCATAAGTTCTAGACGCGCACCACCTTCAAAAGTTATGAAATAAGATTCAAACTGCTTTTTCGGATTGTGATATAAGCTATTTTCTTCACCACCGAAGTACTGTTTATAGAAATCACACATTCCTTCTAAATCATTCACCCAAATTGCTACATGTTCAATTTTCATAATCGACACCTTTTCTTTTATGTTATTCAACTGGCAATTGGATGCTTCATTGCCAGTACATTTAATTTTCTTTATTTGTTCTCGTAATCATAAGATCAAGTCCAAGGCTTTTTAACCCATATAAATAATCTTCTTTCCAGTTGCTCACTGTTATTTTCGGAATATGTTCTGCCGGAATGTACTGCGGACAACTTTTTACAATTTGATCTATTACAAATTGATTCACTTCATCATCACAGAAGATAAACGTATGAGGGTTAATAATAGCTATACATGTAGCTATTAAACGAGTAATAGCATCTATATTATATTCCTCTGAATTATGCGAATCCCCACTTCTCAAAGCTTGTAAGAAATTTTTATTATCATACTGCGGAACGAAAGATATCTCTCCTGAGAAAAATGTACTTCCGCGTACGACATCTCCATTTACCATAATCCCCGCACCTGGGCCATTTTGACCTGAATACAAATATACAAGAGAGGAATTGTCATTATTCCTCGTGTTTTTATGATACCCGAGCACTGCAGCATTCATATCGTTTTCTATTACTACTGGTATAGAAAACAGTTCCTCAAAGTGACTTTTCAAATTAAAATTTTGAAACTTTTCATATCCAGGAATATAGAAAATACGCCCATTATCGACCGCACCAGGGACACCAATTGATATAGAACTTATTTTTGGAAACATAGCTATAAGACTTTCTATATGTTCTGTTAATACGCTTAGTCCCGCATCAATTAATGCACTTGAAGTACTCCCTTGTTCTTTTACTTCCCCTAAACAGTTAAAAATTGTATAATTCGTCTCATTTTTTTCTAAAAATATCGCTAATCCTAACATATATTCTGGATTATACGCATATCGTTTCGCTCTTCTTCCGCCACTTGAATCATCTAAACCGACTAAAGTGACTTCACCATCTTGTTTCATATTTTCTATAAATTTACTTATCGTTGGAAAACTAATTTCTAATGTATTACTAAGTTCAACTTTCGTCGCACTTCCTTGCTCTAGAAGAGCCGTACGAATGCCGCGAAGGATCGTCTCTTTAATTGATTTTTGAGTAACAAATTGTTCACTCAAATCGCTCACCACCTTAATCAACATACTTATTAAACACTTTTAATAAGTTGCGTTGACAATATATCATACATCATTTTCTAAAGCAATAGAGATGATATATTTCCGCTGCATGCAACCCTTATTTAGCTCGGTGTATTCTCTCTTGTAATAGACGATACAATTCCAGACAAAAGAACAAATAATAAAACAGCTAGCAAGGCATTACGTATTCCGAATGCTTCCCCAAGTATCCCTAAAAATGGTGGTCCGACTAAAAAGGCTGTATAACCAATGATAGAAACTGCAGCAACATTAGAAGTCGCATTTTCACGGTCATCTCCAGCAGCTGACAGACCAATTGGGAACCCTAGCGCTGCACCAATCCCCCACAGTACTACGCCAAATGCTAGAAAATACGAATTACTCCCAAATATTACGATTGAAATTCCTAGAATCGCCATCATAATAGTGGCACGTACGACAGCGACACGACCGAATCGATCAAGGAAATAGCTGCTACACATACGAGTTAACGTCATTGCTAATACAAAAATTGCGTACATAATAGAACCTGCCACTATACTTTGCTCATGTCCATCTACCATCACGATAGGTAGCCAATCATTTGCACTACCTTCTGCAAATGCCATTCCAAGCACAAAAAGACCAATTAAAAGCACCTTTTTTTCCATACGTAAGGAAGTACGCTTCTCTCTCCTTTTGTTCCGCGATTTCTCCTTCTTTCCTGTTCCATGCGGAAGAAAACGATACACCATACATACAAGTAATAGAAACATGACCGAAATCACAAGAAACTGATACAGAATCGGGATGTGAAGCGACGCTGCGACAGAACCACTGAGCGCGCCTACTAAAGTTCCTACACTAAAAAAGCCATGAAATTTCGGAAGAAGAGTTGTTCCTAATTTCTGCTCAATGGAAGAACCTTCTACATTCAATGCGACTTCCGCCAATCCGTAGCCTACTCCAAATACTAGTAAGCTACTAAAAGCCCCCATACTAGAAACAAAATAAATATTTATACCTAAACAAATCAATCCAACAATCATAAAAAACATGCTGCCTATAATAACGTCTCTAGCTCCCTTACAGTCAATGAAGCGGCTTGCACTCAGTAAACCAATTATTGAACCAACAGATAGTCCGAACAAAATCCAGCCCATTTCTGCATTTGACACTGCTAACATATCTCGAGTAGCTGCTGTTCTTGAAATCCATGTAGCAAACGCGACACCTGGCAAAGCAAATAAGAGAAAAAGAGCGTTTCGAGAGGCAAGTAATGTCTTTGTATGATTGTTCGCACTATATTTCTCCATATGAAACACCTTCCCCATTGTCTATACGATAAGACACCAGTTTATTCATATACCCGTAAAAAAAACGATTTCTATAAGTCTATCGTTTTAATAACTTTAGCTGGATTACCACCAACAACTACATTATGAGGTACATCTTTTGTCACAACTGCCCCTGAGGCAATTACAGCGTTGTCTCCAATTGAAATACCAGGGTTAATTATAGCTCCCCCGCCAACCCAAACGTTGTTACCAATCTTTACAGGCTTTCCATATTCTTTACCGGAATTCCGCTCTACCGGATGTAGCGGATGCGTAGCAGTATAAATGTGAACTCCAGGTGCAAACATACAATTATCACCGATTCGTACTTCACAAACGTCCAAAATCACACAATTGAAATTTGCGAAAAAGCTCTTTCCAACATGGATGTTGTAGCCATAATCACAACGAAAATCAGGATTGATTTGGGCTTTCCCGTCAGCTGAAGAACCTAAAAGCTGATTTAATAACGTAAAACGTTTTTCATCTCCTATCTCCATCGCCTCATTATAAAGGCGTGTTAAACGTTTTGCTTCAGTTCTATCAGCTACTAACTCTTCATCATCTGGCATATACATTTCTCCTGCCACCATCTTTTCTTTCTCCGTTTTCATACATTCATCTCCTTTTTTATTGAATGAGATCCACTTATTAAACTTCTTTAATAAGTGACTTAAATTATACTTATTAAACACATTTAATAAGTAACCCTATATTAGCATACTTTTTAACATATGCAACTAATAAGTTTTGAAAAGAAGTGCGAATTCCTTGCTCTACATATCAATATGAAGAATATTATATAGATAAACAAGGGAACGCTCAGCGCCCCCTCTCAAATCCAATCCGTTTTTTAATTTCAGCTAAATTTACCTTCGCGATTTCTCTTGCCCGCTCAGCACCTTTTTCTAACGCTTCGTATAATAAATTTGGCTCATTCATATACCTAGCGTATTTCTCACGAGGTCCAGCTAACTCACGATCTACAACGCGAAACAACTCTTTTTTCACATCACCCCATCCGATTCCAGTCTCATATTTTTCACGGATCGACTGTATTTCAGCCTCTGTCGCAAATTCTTTATAAATTATAAATAACGTTTCTAGTTCTTTCGGTTCATTCGGAAGTGAAGAATCTGTTTTGATTTTAAATATTAACTTTCGTAGTTTTTCTTTCTCTGCAAATAATGGGATTACATTCCCGTAACTTTTACTCATCTTTCTTCCATCAAGTCCTAGTAATATTGCTCCTTCTTCTTGTATGACATACTCCGGAAGTGTAAATGTCGTGCCGAATGTATGATTAAAATACGTCGCAATATCACGTGCAATTTCAATATGCTGAATTTGATCTTTCCCAACTGGTACATGAGTAGCTTGAAATAGTAATATATCCGCCGCCATTAAGATCGGATACGTATATAATCCCATATTCACTCCTGCATCTATCTCTAAACCCGCTTCTTTATTTTGCTCCACCTTCGCTTTATACGCATGAGCACGGTTCATAAGTCCTTTCGGAGTTAAGCAAGCTAATATCCAAGCTAATTCTAGAATCTCCGGCACTTCTGTTTGTCGATAAAAAATAACATCTTCCCCAAGTCCAAGCGATAACCAAGTAGCTGCTACCTCTTTCGTATAACTGCTGAACTTTTCTGAATCATGCACAGCATTTAACGCATGATAATCAGCTATAAAGTACAATGCTTTTCCTTCATTATTCTTTGACATTTGTAATGCAGGTTTAATCGCGCCAATATAATTTCCTAAATGCGGATAACCTGTCGGCTTAATTCCTGTTAACATTATTTTTTCACTCACACTAACTCCTCCTTTCTCAAAATAAAAAGAGCCTCTCATCCTTAAAAAGGACGAGAAACTCCCGCGGTACCACCTTAATTAGCTATCATTATAGCTCACTTCAACTTCTTAACGTGAAGTAACCGTCTTTACCTACTCATTTCAGTTAGAAGCTCCAGAGCCCATTCCATATTCATCCCTTACTGATTCTCACCACATATCAGCTCTCTGAAAAGTTTCGAATATGTACTCTTCTCTTTCATTGCTTTTTCGTTATTTTTTTACAGTTTATCACATTTCACTTCCAAACAAACCCGAATTTTCTATTTTATATAGCAGGAATTTCCACTTCAATTGTCTAATCTTATATAGGTTTGCAGAAATATTCAAAACAACTTTGGAGGTTTTTTCATGGTAAAATATATATCCATTTTAGGTTCCACAGGATCCATCGGCACATCTGCATTAGATGTTATTTCAGCTCATCCTGAACATTTCAAAATCGTCGGTTTAACCGCAAATTATAACATTGATCTTCTTGAGCAACAAATCAAAACGTTTCAACCTCGTATTGTAAGCGTTGCGACAAAAGACTTAGCAGACACGCTTCGTACGCGTATTTCAGCAAATACAAAAATCACACACGGGACTGATGGCTTAATTGCAGTAGCTACTCACCCTGATTCAAATCTTGTATTAAGTTCTGTTGTCGGTGTTTCAGGATTACTCCCAACAATTGAAGCATTAAAAGCGAAGAAAGATATCGCTATTGCTAATAAAGAAACTTTAGTTGCAGCTGGACATATCGTAACTGAACTAGCGAAACAAAACGGATGTCGCTTAATTCCAGTAGATAGTGAGCATTCAGCTATTTTCCAATGTTTAAACGGAGAAAATAATAAAGAGATTGAGAAGTTAATTGTAACAGCTTCCGGTGGTGCTTTTCGTGATAAAACACGTGAAGAAATGCAAACGTTACAAGCTAAGGACGCTTTAAAACATCCAAACTGGTTAATGGGCGCAAAACTAACGATTGATTCTGCCACATTAATGAATAAAGGATTCGAAGTAATGGAAGCGAGATGGCTATTTGATATTCCGTATGAAAAAATTGATGTAATGATTCATAAAGAAAGCATCATTCATTCTTTAGTAGAATTTATTGATGGATCAGTTATGGCACAGCTCGGTGCTCCTGATATGAGAATGCCTATTCAATATGCGTTTCACTATCCTACTCGGCTACCTTCTTCCTATAAAAAATTAAATTTATTAGAAATCAGTAGTTTACATTTTGAAAAACCAGATTTAGAGAAGTTCCCTTGTCTACAATACGCATATGAATGTGGCAAAATCGGTGGTACTACTCCCGCTGTATTAAATGCAGCAAATGAAATTGCGAATGCACGATTCTTAAAAAATGAAATTGTCTTTTTCGATATTGAAAAAACAATTTACAAAACAGTTGAAGCTCATCATAACGTAAAAGACCTTTCACTAGATGCTATATTGGAAGCGGATCAATGGGCGCGCCAATATGCAAATGAATTGTTAATAAAAAAGAGCTAAAACAGTTCCCACTGTTTTAGCTCTTTTTTCACGTATTCAACTTAACAAATCTATAACCGTGCGTAACTAACACTTTTAATATCGCGTATCCTGGAATGGCTAAAATAATGCCCATAATCCCGAATAAGTTTCCGGCAGTTAAAATGATAAATATGATTGTAATTGGGTGAATATCTAGCTTTTTCCCCATTACTTGAGGAGAAATAAATTTACCTTCTGCTAATTGTACAACCATCATAACAATGATTACTTTTAACACCATTGCTGGCGAGTCAATAAATGCGATAATTAACGCTGGTGTAATAGCAATAATTGGTCCTACGTACGGAACGATATTTACAATCATCGCTAAAATCGCAAGTAGTACCGCATATTTAATACCGATAATAAGGTAACCGATTAATAGCATAATACCGATAAACAAGCTCACGATAATTTGCCCTCTAATATACGAGCTAATCGCATAGTGCATATCATCTAGTATTCTCATTGCTGCTGGTTGTCTTTGTTCTGAAATGAATTTTAAGAAGTGATTCGGCAATTGTTCGCCATCTTTTAAAAGATAGAACAATATAAATGGAACCATTACAAATGTTAAAACAACCTCTGTAACAGTACTCAAGAATCCAGTTACATTCCCAGTTACTGATGATAATGACTTTGTAAAATCAACTGTATAGTCTTTTACCATATTCGCAACATTAATATTTAAATTCTCCTGAATTTTACCAAGTAAATTACTTTCCCCGAATCTACGCGCTGCTTGTTCAATCTCATGACCAAAGTACGGTAAGTTATCAATTAATGCATCAATTTGATCTTTAATAATAGGGATAACAGTTACAACTAAAAACACAAATAATCCGATTACTATTAAGTATATTGAGGCTATCGATACGATTCTTGAAACACCTTTCTTTTCTAAAAGTGAAACGAATGGATGCAAAATATAGAATAGCACGCCTGCCAATAGTACTGGGAAGAAAATTGTTTTTAAAAATACGATAAACGGTGTAAAAACAAATGATATTTTTGTTAGTAATAAAATATTAATAAACAATAACGCAAATCCAAGCAATACCGCCAAATAATTTTGTTCTCTAAAAAACTTTCTTAACTTATCTCTTTTTCTTATATTTATTTTCTCCAATGAAACCACCTCTTCGAATGATGAAAAGCCCTTATTCAGGGCTCTTCATCATAATCTATATCTCTATTTCCTTGCAGCTTTCACTACAAATGATACAATAAGAATTAACACGATTGCACCTAATAATGCCGGCACGACATGAATCCCACCAAATGATGGCCCAAAGGATCCAAATAATCTACCACCTAACGAAGCACCTAATAAACCTGCGATAATATTTCCGAACATACCACCTGGGAAATTTTTACCCGTTATAGAACTAGCAATTGCACCTATAATAGCACCAACTATTAATGTGATAATCCATCCCATTTTTAGTCCTCCATTTCTATTATAGTTTGTATGATTCAATACAAACATATGTATTTATCATTGCTAATCATATTTCACTATAGAAATATATTTACTGCTATTTTACATATGGAGATACATATATTATATGCAAAAAAGAAAAATATTGTCAAACTCACCCATAAAGCAATTATATTAATATACCATATTCAAAGGAGGCTTCATTATCTATGATTCTTAAGTTAAATTCCACTTCTTTTGAAGTAGCAACATCCATTTTACAAGTTCAAATTCCAGCCTATAAAGTTGAAGGGGACTACTTAAATAGTACTGCCATACCCCGTTTATATGATACTGTAAACGATATTCAAAGTTGCGTTGAAACATTCTATGGATATTTTTCTGAAAATAAACTTGTCGGCTTTATTTCTTTTGTACAAGAAGAAAAACTAATTGATATCCACAGGTTAGTTGTATCGCCTGATTTTTTTCAAAAAGGAATTGCGACGAAACTCCTAATTTATATATTTAACATGTTCCCTTCTTCTATGACATACATTGTACAAACAGGTAAAGCAAATACCCCTGCTATCGCATTATATAAAAAACACGGCTTCCTTGAAGTAACATACACCGAACTACCTGATGGAATAGTACTTACACAACTGAAAAAACAGAAAAAATAAAATAATTTGACTAATCGTTTTATTTATGTTACCTTTTACCTTATAATACCTTTTGCTGAGTCCAAATTTTGGAGCGGGGGAACCAATTTTGTAGCTATGCTACTTGGGGCGAATCTTTTTTTAAGTAGGGAAACTCTCACTTCCCGAGTCCGACAGCTAACCTCGTAAGCGTAATGGGAGAGGAAGGTGCTTTTTGCCTATGTTACACATTTTGCCTCCTTAATTATAAATATGGGATCGATATCAAATAGTCACCTATATTTATAGAAAAGGAGATATGTATTATGTTACGTTTATCTGATCACGCAATAAAAATGATGGAGCAAAGACTTCGACTCGAACAACATCGCACATATCAAGCAAATAAAATTGTAGATAACTTACATCACAAATACTTCTTTCAACATATTTTTCAGCCAAAAAGATAAAGCAAAACTAATAATCAGTGGGGGCATCCCCACTGATTATTAGTTAAACCAATCGGGCTTTTACGGTCCGTTGATCTATCACCTAACTTCTTTACTCTAGCTGAATTTTGTAGTGGGTGTCTTACTGCCCGTTAATGCAGGATAAAAAATTGTTCATTTAACATCAAAAACACAAGGTGTGTCTAAAAAGACATTCCTTGTGTTTTTATATTTCTTATAATATTCTCACTACATTTAAACTTGCCGTAATCGTACCTGCTATTGTAGTCACATGCCCAACACCGAGCGGGCCATTTTGTAATATAAACGTTGAATTTGCACTAGCTACATTTACAAGAAGCGTATTTGAAATAGATGGTTCCAATACTACAGTTGATGTCGTTACATTTTGTATAAAACTCCCTGTTACTTGTGTTCCATTTAATAGTAATCTTACAGATACTACTTCATTCCCACCAGTCGCGTCCCCTTGGAAATAGTAGCTTACTAAATATATTCCTGGCGTCGATACTGTGACAGTTGTAGCACTAGTTAAAGATACACCAGTTCCATATACAGTGGATCCCGAGTTAATTGGAATATTGGCACTTGCTGCAATTGTGCTTGTTGATGTAGAAAAGAAATAGCCACCACCTGTCGATATAGCAGATGATCCTGTTGCTCCAGTTAAGCCGGTTGGACCAGTGGCGCCGGTTGGGCCTGTTACTCCCGTTCCCCCTGTTGCTCCAGTTATTCCTTGTATGCCTTGTATTCCAGTCGGGCCAGTGGCACCAGTCACTCCCGTCTGGCCGGTTGCTCCCGTCGAACCTGTTATCCCTTGGAGACCTTGGATTCCTTGAAGACCTTGGGGACCCGTTTCTCCAGTCGGGCCGGTTGCTCCCGTTGGACCCGTTATCCCTTGGGGACCTTGGATTCCTTGAAGACCTTGGGGACCCGTTTCTCCAGTCGGGCCGGTTGCTCCCGTTGGACCCATTTCTCCTTGTGATCCTTGAATTCCTTGAGGACCTTGGGGACCCGTTTCTCCAGTCGGACCGGTTGCTCCTGTTGGACCGGTTGGGCCCGCCTGGCCGGTTATTCCTTGTAGACCTTGAGGGCCGGTTGGACCAGTTGGGCCGATTGGACCTTGCACTCCTTGTATCCCCTGAATTCCTTGGGGACCAGTTGGACCAATCGGACCTTGGATTCCCTGAATTCCTTGAGGACCCGTTGCCCCTGTCGGACCTGTTGGACCTTGGGGACCTTGCACTCCTTGTATTCCTTGAGGACCGGTTGGGCCTATACTTCCTTGCGGTCCCTGGATACCTTGTATTCCTTGAGGACCGGTTGGGCCTGTTATGCCACTCGGACCTTGTACGCCTTGCACTCCTTGTGGGCCAGTTGGGCCACTCGGACCTTGTACGCCTTGTAGACCTTGTAAACCAGTTGGACCTGTCGCTCCCCTTACTCCTTGCTCACCTTGTATACCTTGAACCCCTTGTGGGCCGGTTGGACCGATTGGACCCTGTGCCCCTTGCACTCCTTGGGGACCTGTCGGACCGGTTGGGCCGATTGAGCCTTGTAATCCTTGTAGACCTTGCGGACCTGTCGGGCCGGTTACTCCTTGTATCCCTTGTGGACCTTGAATGCCTTGGTCACCCGTTGGACCTGTTGCCCCCATCGGCCCCTGTACCCCTTGCAAACCTGTTAAACCGGTTGCTCCTGTTGGACCCTGTATTCCTTGCACTCCTTGGATTCCTGTTGCTCCTGTTGCTCCTGTCGCCCCTGTTGCCCCTGTTGCTCCTGTCGGACCGGTTGGACCCCCTGGTGATCCTGCTGGACCGGTTGGACCGGTTGGGCCTCCCGGAGGACCGGTTGGACCTGTTGCTCCTGTTGGACCCGTTGCAGAACCAGTCGGACCGGTTATCCCAGTTGATCCGGTTGATCCAGTTGGACCTGGATCCCCTTGTAAACCAGTTGCCCCTGTCGGACCGATTACACCTTGCACTCCTTGGATTCCTTGAGAACCGGTTGGACCTACCTGCCCCATTTCTCCCTGGGGACCTTGTAAACCTTGAACACCAGTTTCCCCTTGTGGCCCCATTGGCCCCTGTTCCCCTTGGATTCCTTGAGAACCTGTTGGGCCTGTTGGACCAATTAGACCCTGTATTCCTTGTATTCCTGTTATACCTTGTAAACCACTACTTCCTAAATTACCTTGAACACCTTGTATACCAGTATTTCCAGTCGGACCTGTTGGACCATTGTCCCCTTGCACTCCTTGTATACCTTGTATTCCTGTTGGACCTGTCGGACCGACTTCCCCTTGCATTCCTTGTATGCCTTGTATTCCTGTTGAACCTGTTGGACCGATTGGACCAGGAATTCCTTGTATCCCCTGAATACCAGTTGGACCTGTCGGACCTCTTTCGCCTTGAATTCCTTGAACACCTTGTATTCCCTGTGGGCCTTGTTCTCCCATAGGTCCTTGACTACCTTGAGAGCCTTGTGGTCCAGTTAAACCTGTTGGACCTGTTGGACCATTTTCTCCCTGTACCCCTTGCACCCCTTGTATTCCTGTCGGACCTGTTGGACCGATTGGACCTTGTACGCCTTGTATTCCCTGCGGTCCAGTTGGTCCACCTAAAGCACCTGTTGGACCGGTTGGTCCAGTGGGCCCCGTAATACCTGGCGGCGGAAAAGGAATAGGTGCTTGAAACTTACTACACTTATCTTGATTCTTCACAAGCATCTCCTCCCGTTTGTAACGCATCAAACTATTTGTAATATGTTTAAGCTAGCTGTTATTATTCCCGCTAATGTCGTTACATGCCCAATAGCTAATGGACCATTTTGTAATGACAAAGTGGAATTTGGAGAAGTAACTTCAATTACCATCGTATTTGAAATCGCTGGTTCTAATATAAAATTACCTTTTGTAACATAAAGAATAAAACTCCCTGCGACTTGCGTTCCGTTTAAAACAAGCCTTACCGAAATCGTTTCATTCCCCAAAAT from Bacillus cereus G9842 includes the following:
- a CDS encoding GlsB/YeaQ/YmgE family stress response membrane protein, whose protein sequence is MGWIITLIVGAIIGAIASSITGKNFPGGMFGNIIAGLLGASLGGRLFGSFGPSFGGIHVVPALLGAIVLILIVSFVVKAARK
- a CDS encoding ROK family transcriptional regulator, which encodes MSEQFVTQKSIKETILRGIRTALLEQGSATKVELSNTLEISFPTISKFIENMKQDGEVTLVGLDDSSGGRRAKRYAYNPEYMLGLAIFLEKNETNYTIFNCLGEVKEQGSTSSALIDAGLSVLTEHIESLIAMFPKISSISIGVPGAVDNGRIFYIPGYEKFQNFNLKSHFEELFSIPVVIENDMNAAVLGYHKNTRNNDNSSLVYLYSGQNGPGAGIMVNGDVVRGSTFFSGEISFVPQYDNKNFLQALRSGDSHNSEEYNIDAITRLIATCIAIINPHTFIFCDDEVNQFVIDQIVKSCPQYIPAEHIPKITVSNWKEDYLYGLKSLGLDLMITRTNKEN
- a CDS encoding MFS transporter, with protein sequence MEKYSANNHTKTLLASRNALFLLFALPGVAFATWISRTAATRDMLAVSNAEMGWILFGLSVGSIIGLLSASRFIDCKGARDVIIGSMFFMIVGLICLGINIYFVSSMGAFSSLLVFGVGYGLAEVALNVEGSSIEQKLGTTLLPKFHGFFSVGTLVGALSGSVAASLHIPILYQFLVISVMFLLLVCMVYRFLPHGTGKKEKSRNKRREKRTSLRMEKKVLLIGLFVLGMAFAEGSANDWLPIVMVDGHEQSIVAGSIMYAIFVLAMTLTRMCSSYFLDRFGRVAVVRATIMMAILGISIVIFGSNSYFLAFGVVLWGIGAALGFPIGLSAAGDDRENATSNVAAVSIIGYTAFLVGPPFLGILGEAFGIRNALLAVLLFVLLSGIVSSITRENTPS
- a CDS encoding VOC family protein, producing MKIEHVAIWVNDLEGMCDFYKQYFGGEENSLYHNPKKQFESYFITFEGGARLELMRQVGIDDKIKTQTVGYAHIAFSVGNKEKVNELTHTLREAGYPVLNGPRTTGDGYYESVVSDPEGNQIEITI
- a CDS encoding maltose acetyltransferase domain-containing protein: MKTEKEKMVAGEMYMPDDEELVADRTEAKRLTRLYNEAMEIGDEKRFTLLNQLLGSSADGKAQINPDFRCDYGYNIHVGKSFFANFNCVILDVCEVRIGDNCMFAPGVHIYTATHPLHPVERNSGKEYGKPVKIGNNVWVGGGAIINPGISIGDNAVIASGAVVTKDVPHNVVVGGNPAKVIKTIDL
- a CDS encoding 1-deoxy-D-xylulose-5-phosphate reductoisomerase, giving the protein MVKYISILGSTGSIGTSALDVISAHPEHFKIVGLTANYNIDLLEQQIKTFQPRIVSVATKDLADTLRTRISANTKITHGTDGLIAVATHPDSNLVLSSVVGVSGLLPTIEALKAKKDIAIANKETLVAAGHIVTELAKQNGCRLIPVDSEHSAIFQCLNGENNKEIEKLIVTASGGAFRDKTREEMQTLQAKDALKHPNWLMGAKLTIDSATLMNKGFEVMEARWLFDIPYEKIDVMIHKESIIHSLVEFIDGSVMAQLGAPDMRMPIQYAFHYPTRLPSSYKKLNLLEISSLHFEKPDLEKFPCLQYAYECGKIGGTTPAVLNAANEIANARFLKNEIVFFDIEKTIYKTVEAHHNVKDLSLDAILEADQWARQYANELLIKKS
- a CDS encoding BC_3345 family exosporium-associated protein → MLVKNQDKCSKFQAPIPFPPPGITGPTGPTGPTGALGGPTGPQGIQGVQGPIGPTGPTGIQGVQGVQGENGPTGPTGLTGPQGSQGSQGPMGEQGPQGIQGVQGIQGERGPTGPTGIQGIQGIPGPIGPTGSTGIQGIQGMQGEVGPTGPTGIQGIQGVQGDNGPTGPTGNTGIQGVQGNLGSSGLQGITGIQGIQGLIGPTGPTGSQGIQGEQGPMGPQGETGVQGLQGPQGEMGQVGPTGSQGIQGVQGVIGPTGATGLQGDPGPTGSTGSTGITGPTGSATGPTGATGPTGPPGGPTGPTGPAGSPGGPTGPTGATGATGATGATGATGIQGVQGIQGPTGATGLTGLQGVQGPMGATGPTGDQGIQGPQGIQGVTGPTGPQGLQGLQGSIGPTGPTGPQGVQGAQGPIGPTGPQGVQGIQGEQGVRGATGPTGLQGLQGVQGPSGPTGPQGVQGVQGPSGITGPTGPQGIQGIQGPQGSIGPTGPQGIQGVQGPQGPTGPTGATGPQGIQGIQGPIGPTGPQGIQGIQGVQGPIGPTGPTGPQGLQGITGQAGPTGPTGATGPTGETGPQGPQGIQGSQGEMGPTGATGPTGETGPQGLQGIQGPQGITGPTGATGPTGETGPQGLQGIQGLQGITGSTGATGQTGVTGATGPTGIQGIQGITGATGGTGVTGPTGATGPTGLTGATGSSAISTGGGYFFSTSTSTIAASANIPINSGSTVYGTGVSLTSATTVTVSTPGIYLVSYYFQGDATGGNEVVSVRLLLNGTQVTGSFIQNVTTSTVVLEPSISNTLLVNVASANSTFILQNGPLGVGHVTTIAGTITASLNVVRIL
- a CDS encoding tryptophan--tRNA ligase; this translates as MSEKIMLTGIKPTGYPHLGNYIGAIKPALQMSKNNEGKALYFIADYHALNAVHDSEKFSSYTKEVAATWLSLGLGEDVIFYRQTEVPEILELAWILACLTPKGLMNRAHAYKAKVEQNKEAGLEIDAGVNMGLYTYPILMAADILLFQATHVPVGKDQIQHIEIARDIATYFNHTFGTTFTLPEYVIQEEGAILLGLDGRKMSKSYGNVIPLFAEKEKLRKLIFKIKTDSSLPNEPKELETLFIIYKEFATEAEIQSIREKYETGIGWGDVKKELFRVVDRELAGPREKYARYMNEPNLLYEALEKGAERAREIAKVNLAEIKKRIGFERGR
- a CDS encoding GNAT family N-acetyltransferase, which encodes MILKLNSTSFEVATSILQVQIPAYKVEGDYLNSTAIPRLYDTVNDIQSCVETFYGYFSENKLVGFISFVQEEKLIDIHRLVVSPDFFQKGIATKLLIYIFNMFPSSMTYIVQTGKANTPAIALYKKHGFLEVTYTELPDGIVLTQLKKQKK
- a CDS encoding AI-2E family transporter; the protein is MEKINIRKRDKLRKFFREQNYLAVLLGFALLFINILLLTKISFVFTPFIVFLKTIFFPVLLAGVLFYILHPFVSLLEKKGVSRIVSIASIYLIVIGLFVFLVVTVIPIIKDQIDALIDNLPYFGHEIEQAARRFGESNLLGKIQENLNINVANMVKDYTVDFTKSLSSVTGNVTGFLSTVTEVVLTFVMVPFILFYLLKDGEQLPNHFLKFISEQRQPAAMRILDDMHYAISSYIRGQIIVSLFIGIMLLIGYLIIGIKYAVLLAILAMIVNIVPYVGPIIAITPALIIAFIDSPAMVLKVIIVMMVVQLAEGKFISPQVMGKKLDIHPITIIFIILTAGNLFGIMGIILAIPGYAILKVLVTHGYRFVKLNT